The Actinomadura sp. WMMB 499 genome includes a window with the following:
- a CDS encoding TIGR02679 family protein — MEASVDLRRLRSTLGDPALARLVAALARRIELGRPLTGPLVLARPSDAELRAIRGLLGSRRAGGGSVTVPLDRVAAALAEAAIAPDLRSAVEALTGPVTPRAVTSAAEDAARRTAGDVLAAGRHAGTDWYRAWSEAVAVDGTLTRLIRRGETRLIDAAVAVLDLLPAPGTPLPVVAERATGDTKALSGTPLAALIARALTFRAGVDQPRGAEAERDLWESAGVIIDDLSSHVLVLGLAAHGDEPLAEWLTQAAVRHTPFRITLHQLVTMPVTPSAATVHVCENPSVLRAAVSAPAAAPLICTEGIPSAACNRLLTAVADAGAAVRWRGDFDWTGLRTTATAIGRYGAEPWRMSITDYETALAAGDTEPLRGTPASSPWEPALADRMRNAGRAVMEERLIPLLLTDLTAARPPAASPATTERM; from the coding sequence ATGGAAGCGAGCGTCGATCTGCGTCGGCTGCGCAGCACCCTCGGCGACCCGGCGCTGGCCCGACTGGTCGCGGCACTCGCCCGCAGGATCGAACTGGGCCGCCCGCTGACCGGGCCGCTGGTGCTCGCGCGCCCGTCCGACGCCGAATTGCGCGCGATCCGCGGCCTGCTGGGGTCCCGCCGTGCCGGCGGCGGCTCGGTCACCGTCCCGCTCGACCGGGTGGCCGCCGCGCTGGCCGAGGCGGCGATCGCACCCGACCTGCGTTCCGCCGTCGAGGCGTTGACCGGGCCGGTCACACCGCGGGCCGTCACCTCCGCGGCCGAGGACGCGGCCCGGCGAACGGCCGGGGACGTACTGGCGGCGGGACGGCACGCCGGAACCGACTGGTACCGCGCGTGGAGCGAGGCGGTGGCCGTCGACGGAACCCTGACCAGGCTGATCCGCCGCGGCGAGACCCGACTGATCGACGCGGCCGTCGCCGTCCTCGACCTGCTCCCCGCCCCCGGTACCCCGCTGCCGGTCGTCGCCGAGCGGGCCACCGGCGACACCAAGGCGCTGTCCGGGACGCCCCTGGCGGCATTGATCGCGCGTGCCCTCACCTTCCGCGCGGGGGTCGACCAGCCGCGCGGTGCGGAAGCCGAACGAGACCTCTGGGAGTCCGCCGGTGTGATCATCGACGACCTCTCCAGCCACGTGCTCGTCCTCGGCTTGGCGGCGCACGGCGACGAGCCCCTGGCGGAATGGCTGACCCAGGCCGCGGTCCGGCACACCCCGTTCAGGATCACTCTGCACCAACTCGTCACCATGCCGGTCACGCCATCCGCCGCGACCGTCCACGTCTGCGAGAACCCCTCGGTCCTGCGCGCCGCCGTCTCCGCCCCGGCCGCCGCACCGTTGATCTGCACCGAGGGGATTCCCTCGGCGGCCTGCAACCGGCTGCTGACGGCGGTCGCCGATGCCGGTGCGGCCGTCCGCTGGCGCGGCGACTTCGACTGGACCGGCCTGCGCACCACCGCCACCGCGATCGGCCGCTACGGTGCCGAGCCTTGGCGCATGTCCATCACCGACTACGAGACGGCTCTCGCCGCCGGCGACACCGAACCGCTGCGCGGCACCCCCGCGTCCAGCCCCTGGGAACCCGCCCTCGCCGACCGGATGCGCAACGCGGGCCGCGCCGTCATGGAAGAACGCCTGATCCCGCTGCTGCTCACTGACCTGACCGCCGCCCGGCCACCGGCCGCATCGCCCGCGACCACCGAGCGGATGTAG